TTCCCGCGTTGGGCCCGAAGTAACGATTACTCGTTTGAATTTTAGATTCATGAATTTTTGGTATGGAGTTTTATAATTTGTTCGGTGATGGATTCTACAGTAGCTAGTTTACCATACCCTTCATCACCACAAACAACAATACCTTTGTCAGGAGAAACAATGGTCACACCATCCTTTTCCAAAGTTTTTAAATTTCTTTGGACCGCAGGGTGTAAATACATTCCCGGATTCATCGAAGGAGCAACTAACACGGGAGAGGTGCAAGCCAAATAGGTAGAGGTTACTAAATCATCAGCAATTCCATTGGCCATTTTTCCGATGATATTGGCGGAAGCTGGCACCACAGCAAGTACTGAGGCAATGTTTTTGATTTCGATATGAGCCATACCAGTATCAAATTCATCTATACGAACAGGTTTTCCTGTTAACGCCTCAAATGTGATTTTCCCAACAAATTTCGTAGCGTTAGAAGTCATAATCACTCGGACAGGGTATCCTTGTTTGGTAAGACCTCTTACCAAATCACAAGCCTTGTAAGATGCGATGGATCCAGAAACAGCAATTACAATTTCTTTCATCTACCTGTCCTCGTAAGAAAGTTCCCGTTCCATTTCAGAATCATTGTCTTCTTCTAGTTTCGGAGTAAACAAAATGGAGATGATCTTATTCCCTTCCATTTTTTTTACCTTCAGGCTTCCCTTTTTAATTTGAACGATGCTACCCTCTTTTGGCATATCTTCGTTCTTTTCCATAAAATAACCAGCGATCGTACGAACTTCTTCCATATCGGAAGGTTCTTCCCCTTCTAAGATATCAGACAAACTAGATAGTTCTGTCTCTCCATCCAGAGTAATGGCTTTTGTTTTTTTATTCTTGGAAGTAACATCCACTTCATCAGTGTCTGTTTCATCTCGAATTTCACCAAAAAATTCTTCTATAATATCTTCTAAGGTAAGCAGTCCCGAAACTCCACCATACTCATCAATTACAATAGCCATATGTTGTTTTTTCTCGCGAAGTTTGGTCATCACACGTTCTATGGACATAGACTCTGGAACTTTCACAAAATCCTTTTCCATAATCATGGTGATCTTTTCTTTTTTACCTTTTGCAGAAAGGTGCGCCGCTTGCCATTTTAAATATTTCTGTACATGGACAATACCTACAATACGATCCAATGTTTGATCATAAACTGGGTATCTTGAAAAACTATGTTCTGCAATCAGAGGAAGCATTTTATCAATGGTTGATTCTTGAGAAATTCCAATGATAGAAAGTCTATGTGTCATTACATCTTTGGCTGTGTGTTCGGAAAAATCAAAAGTCTTTTGGATGAGTTGCATCTCAGCATTATCGATCCGACCTTGTTTCCTTTGTTCTTCAATAATGATCATCAACTCTTCTGCAGAGTGAACGTACTTATCACCCGTACGTTGCAATCGAAAGAGAGTGAGAACCCCACCAGCCAATCGATTCATCACAAACGTGACAGGAAAGAATAAATAATAAAACAACCACATAGGTCCAGAAACACCAAGTGCTATTGATTCTGTGTTTTGGATGGCAAGTGTTTTAGGAACCAGCTCCCCCAAAATCACATGAAGGAGTGTAATGAGTGTGAAGGAAACACCGATCGAGATACTGTGGATGGTTACCAAATCCAATTCAATATGAAACATATGAAGGAATCCGGAAACGACACTAGCGAACAAAGCTTCGCCGATCCATCCAAGCAGAAGGCTTGCAACAGTGATTCCCACTTGGCAAACCGATAACATATCATCGATTTTAGAGACAGCCTTTTTGGTAAGATGAGCCATAGCTCTGTTTTCTTTGACTAACTCCTCTAGGCGAGAGGGGCGGATGGAAACCATAGCAAACTCGGCTGCTACGAAGAAACCATTGACAAAGACGAGGAGAAAGATGAGAAAGATGCCGATTATTTCCATAGAAACTCGAGCACCACTAAAGTATTATGATCAGGGTCCATTGCTTATGAGGAATAGAATTAAGTATTTTGGAGAGTTCTCCTAGTGTCGCCTACAATTTGGCACATTTTTACCGGAAATGATAAAGGAAATGGAAGTCTGCCCAAAAGATTCTCCGTTAATTATGTCTCCCTTATTGGGCCGTAGCCTGGATCCAAACTCCATCTTCTCGGTAACGAGCGGACTCGGCAAGTCCCGTAACAGTTCCCGAATCTAAAACAGGAAAACTAGGGAGGTATCCGATCTTTTTTGTTCCCGATCGAAACCAAAAATGCAACCAGTGGTAATGCCATGAATAATCAGACCAGGGTTTCCCAAGGACACGTTCCGTATAAACTATCATTTTAGGAACTGTGCGGTAATCAATTCGGCGGAATAGTTTCAAAAAAGGAATTTCTTCCGTTGATCCTGTTTCGGACTTACAAGTCCAGGTGAGATTGGCAACAGAACCCACCGAACCAGCGTTTGCTGGAAAATCCCAAAGGTGCAATCGTTCTTTTTCTTTTAGAATTCGAGAACCTTCAAAGTAGGCAGTCTCTACAAGGTTCATTCCTTTCCCTTCCAATGAACGCATGTTTTGTGGACATTTCCAAGAAAATACACCTAGAGGTTTCTGTGCATCCGACTGCGGAAGAAGAGAAAAGAAAAATACAAACTGAGTCTCTTTCATTTCTTTTTTAAGAGTTCGCATCAAACTAGCACCAGACTCATTCAAATAAATTTGTATAGTGTCGGCATCTTTACTGGAACTTACCAGTTCACGTACCGAATCAATGGCATCGGATGCATCTGGTCTTTGGGAGCGAATCACCTTCCAACTGAGTTGGTTACGTTTGGATTCTTTAGGATTGAATGTAAAAAGATAAAACTCATCTTTATAGGGCAATAAAAGAATCGTAGGTAGTTTTGCAGATTCTAAATTGCGAACAGACTCCTCCTCATTTTTTCTTTGGATTTGGCTTTCGGTTTCGCGGCTATCCGCATATGTAGAATCAAAAAATTTGGACTCTCTCGCAGTGGAAAAACCAGAAAGGTATTGGAATTGTTTATCAACAAATTGAATTTGGAACAAGGAATGGGGACTTCCCTTCCCTGAACGAATCCATTTCACTGCATTATATTTGTATATAGAATCCAAAAGTCCCCAAACATCATTGTCATCACGTAAATGACTAAGAGCATATTCGAAGAACAAATCAGTAGAAAATGCGAGAGGTCTGTAGTTACGAATATAAAACAAATCTTCGTACATATTGTTTTGAAGGTAATCAGCGACTCCATCTCGAATGTTTCCATTCACAGGACCTTTTTTTCCTGAGGCAGTATGGGCAAATACAAACCCAAAGTTACGAAGAAACTCTGCAGCATAAAATGCATTTTCCTCATCCAAAATTCCCCTACTCTTTGTTAGCTCAATCGTGGACTTTCGAAATTCCTTTCGGTAAATTTGATTATAACCTTGTAAGATAGTGGCTGCATATTCTAACCTTCTCCATTTTTTTTCCTGAGCCATATAAATGATTTCATCTGTCATTCGAGAAGACAACTCAGGGTTTTGGTCCATTAACATTTGAGAAATTCTAAGTTTAGGCCAAATATCTGCCTCTGTTAGTTTTTCCGGATCTTTGATTTTTTGTAAGGCTTTGAGTGCCGCTTCAGATCCACTTACTTTGTATAAGGATACAGAGATTAAATCTTTCACACCAGTAATGGACATTGGTTCATTCAAAAATGGATGGTGAATGTCTGGAGACCAATTACTCAAATCTAACTTTAAATAATAATCTAAAGATTTTTTATAATCTTTTTGGAAATAAGCCAGGGCACCTAACTTTACATACACTCGATTTAAGATAGATGCCTTTTTTCCTCTGGCTGATCGAATAAAATTTAATAATGATTCTTCGGCCCCAGGGTAGTCTCCACCTAAGATTTGAAAAAAAGCCATTCGTTCGTTCGAATTTTCACCAACAGAACCATCTGCAATTTTCTCCAAATCCATAATCATTTTTTGTAAATGGATCCCTTCTCTGACAAATCCAAGAAATCCAAGTT
This portion of the Leptospira terpstrae serovar Hualin str. LT 11-33 = ATCC 700639 genome encodes:
- a CDS encoding phosphopantothenoylcysteine decarboxylase; its protein translation is MKEIVIAVSGSIASYKACDLVRGLTKQGYPVRVIMTSNATKFVGKITFEALTGKPVRIDEFDTGMAHIEIKNIASVLAVVPASANIIGKMANGIADDLVTSTYLACTSPVLVAPSMNPGMYLHPAVQRNLKTLEKDGVTIVSPDKGIVVCGDEGYGKLATVESITEQIIKLHTKNS
- a CDS encoding hemolysin family protein encodes the protein MEIIGIFLIFLLVFVNGFFVAAEFAMVSIRPSRLEELVKENRAMAHLTKKAVSKIDDMLSVCQVGITVASLLLGWIGEALFASVVSGFLHMFHIELDLVTIHSISIGVSFTLITLLHVILGELVPKTLAIQNTESIALGVSGPMWLFYYLFFPVTFVMNRLAGGVLTLFRLQRTGDKYVHSAEELMIIIEEQRKQGRIDNAEMQLIQKTFDFSEHTAKDVMTHRLSIIGISQESTIDKMLPLIAEHSFSRYPVYDQTLDRIVGIVHVQKYLKWQAAHLSAKGKKEKITMIMEKDFVKVPESMSIERVMTKLREKKQHMAIVIDEYGGVSGLLTLEDIIEEFFGEIRDETDTDEVDVTSKNKKTKAITLDGETELSSLSDILEGEEPSDMEEVRTIAGYFMEKNEDMPKEGSIVQIKKGSLKVKKMEGNKIISILFTPKLEEDNDSEMERELSYEDR